A genomic region of Herbaspirillum sp. DW155 contains the following coding sequences:
- the pdxA gene encoding 4-hydroxythreonine-4-phosphate dehydrogenase PdxA, with product MNRPILALTCGEPAGIGPEISLRAAWELRHEARCILLGDAALLAQTAYEIDPQMRVAALSIQAWRNSGLPHFPVDCLTVIDCPVAEPVRPGVLDARNGRAVLQTLDLAVQGARSGAFAAIVTAPLQKSTINDAGVAFTGHTEYLAEVTGTPQVVMMLAGGQAPHLRVALATTHLALKDVPAAITAESLARTLDILQADLRGKFGIAHPRILVTGLNPHAGENGYLGREEIEVITPALEAARARGIDARGPYPADTLFQPKYLEEADCVLAMYHDQGLPVLKFASFGHGINITLGLPLIRTSVDHGTALDLAAAGLGQADHGSMCAAIRAAADMARRQAAA from the coding sequence ATGAACCGACCCATCCTCGCGCTGACCTGTGGCGAACCGGCAGGCATCGGCCCTGAAATCTCCCTGCGTGCCGCCTGGGAGCTGCGTCACGAAGCGCGCTGCATCCTGCTGGGCGACGCCGCCCTGCTGGCGCAGACGGCCTACGAGATCGATCCGCAGATGCGCGTCGCGGCCCTGTCCATCCAGGCCTGGCGCAACAGTGGCCTGCCGCATTTTCCGGTCGATTGCCTCACCGTCATCGATTGCCCGGTAGCAGAACCGGTGCGCCCGGGTGTGCTGGATGCCCGCAATGGACGCGCCGTACTGCAGACGCTGGACCTGGCGGTACAGGGCGCGCGCTCCGGGGCCTTCGCCGCCATCGTCACCGCGCCCCTGCAGAAGAGCACCATCAACGATGCCGGCGTGGCCTTCACCGGTCATACCGAATACCTGGCCGAGGTCACCGGCACCCCGCAAGTGGTGATGATGCTGGCTGGCGGCCAGGCACCGCACCTGCGCGTAGCCCTGGCGACCACGCACCTGGCCTTGAAGGATGTCCCGGCTGCCATCACGGCCGAAAGCCTGGCGCGCACGCTCGACATCCTGCAAGCCGACCTGCGCGGCAAGTTCGGCATCGCCCATCCGCGCATCCTCGTGACCGGCCTCAATCCCCATGCCGGTGAGAACGGCTATCTCGGCCGGGAAGAAATCGAGGTCATCACGCCCGCCCTCGAAGCCGCCCGTGCGCGCGGCATCGATGCGCGCGGTCCGTATCCGGCCGACACCCTGTTCCAGCCCAAATACCTGGAAGAGGCCGACTGCGTACTGGCGATGTATCACGACCAGGGCTTGCCGGTCCTCAAATTCGCCAGCTTCGGCCACGGCATCAACATCACCCTGGGCCTGCCCCTGATCCGCACGTCGGTTGACCACGGCACGGCACTGGACCTGGCCGCCGCCGGCCTGGGCCAGGCCGACCATGGCAGCATGTGCGCGGCCATCCGCGCCGCTGCCGACATGGCACGCCGCCAGGCCGCTGCCTGA
- the rsmA gene encoding 16S rRNA (adenine(1518)-N(6)/adenine(1519)-N(6))-dimethyltransferase RsmA, whose translation MKHIPRKRFGQNFLTDDVVLHDIIRAIAPAADDAMVEIGPGLAAMTALLLEELRHLHVVELDRDLVERLKKRFDAARLTVHSADALKFDFASIPVPAGRKLRVVGNLPYNISSPLLFHLAEIAPHVQDQHFMLQKEVVERMVAEPGGKAYGRLSVMLQWRYHMELLFVVPPTAFDPPPQVDSAIVRMIPLAQPMACQQALLEQVVTKAFSQRRKVIRNCVAGLFTEEELRQAGVDPQARPEAVPVEQFVALANLLAARQA comes from the coding sequence ATGAAACACATCCCGCGCAAACGCTTCGGCCAGAACTTCCTCACCGACGACGTGGTGCTGCACGACATCATCCGCGCCATCGCGCCCGCCGCCGATGACGCCATGGTCGAGATCGGCCCCGGCCTGGCGGCAATGACCGCGCTGCTGCTGGAAGAACTGCGCCACCTGCATGTGGTGGAGCTGGATCGCGATCTGGTCGAACGCCTCAAGAAGCGCTTCGACGCTGCCCGCCTGACCGTCCATTCGGCCGATGCCCTCAAGTTCGATTTCGCCAGCATTCCTGTGCCGGCAGGGCGCAAGCTGCGCGTGGTCGGCAACCTGCCTTACAACATTTCCAGCCCCTTGTTGTTCCACCTGGCCGAGATCGCCCCGCACGTCCAGGACCAGCACTTCATGCTGCAAAAGGAAGTAGTCGAGCGCATGGTGGCCGAGCCGGGCGGCAAAGCCTATGGCCGCCTGTCGGTGATGCTGCAGTGGCGCTATCACATGGAATTGCTGTTTGTGGTGCCGCCCACCGCCTTCGACCCGCCGCCCCAGGTCGATTCGGCCATCGTGCGCATGATCCCGCTGGCGCAGCCCATGGCTTGCCAACAAGCCCTGCTGGAACAGGTCGTCACCAAGGCCTTCTCCCAGCGCCGCAAGGTCATCCGCAATTGCGTCGCCGGCCTGTTTACCGAGGAGGAATTGCGTCAGGCCGGCGTGGATCCCCAGGCACGTCCGGAAGCGGTGCCGGTCGAGCAGTTCGTGGCCCTGGCCAATCTGCTGGCGGCACGCCAGGCGTGA
- the gloA gene encoding lactoylglutathione lyase, whose translation MRMLHTMLRVGNLDRSIDFYTQVLGMTLLRRNDYPEGKFTLAFVGYGDERDHTVLELTHNWDTGSYDLGNGYGHIAIEVEDAYAACEAVKAKGGTVTREAGPMKHGKTVIAFVTDPDGYKIEFIQKKEQYNAAD comes from the coding sequence GTGAGAATGTTGCATACGATGCTGCGCGTGGGAAATCTGGACCGGTCCATCGATTTCTATACCCAGGTGCTGGGCATGACACTGTTGCGCAGGAATGACTACCCCGAGGGCAAGTTCACCCTGGCCTTCGTCGGCTACGGCGATGAACGCGATCACACCGTGCTGGAACTGACCCACAACTGGGATACCGGGTCCTATGACCTGGGCAATGGCTACGGCCACATCGCCATCGAGGTCGAGGATGCCTACGCTGCCTGCGAGGCGGTCAAGGCCAAGGGCGGCACGGTGACCCGCGAAGCCGGTCCGATGAAGCACGGCAAGACCGTGATTGCCTTCGTCACCGACCCGGATGGCTACAAGATCGAGTTCATCCAGAAGAAGGAACAGTACAACGCCGCCGACTGA
- a CDS encoding chloride channel protein, with translation MSLYQLSKSHLRRLWVEYGILWSGAIIVGLVAVLYAQAIEIGFGVFRNIEHKAPWLPLLLTPAVCAACVWITRRYFPGSEGSGIPQAIATLHGDTAERGSVLLSMRVLVGKIVLSVVAIAGGMTIGREGPTVQIGAAIMYNLRRLYPSGYEHMERRLILAGAAAGLSAAFNTPLAGIVFAIEELSRSFEQRASGVVITTIIFAGLVALSINGNYTYFGSISFPGETSGRLILAVVVTAVLMGVAGGLFCWLILNPTRWIPANILSLRAERPVAFAALCGFIVAVIGVAAGGATFGSGYEQAHGLLNDGQGLSVFYPFLKFASMIGSYLPGLPGGIFAPSLSIGAGFGNLLHLLFGGTSLPMLVALAMVGYLAAVTQSPITAFVIVMEMVDGHALVISLMATAVIASAVSKVFAPPLYETLAERYLKH, from the coding sequence TTGAGTCTCTACCAACTTTCCAAAAGTCATCTGCGCCGCCTGTGGGTTGAATACGGCATTCTCTGGAGCGGTGCCATCATCGTCGGCCTGGTCGCGGTGCTCTATGCCCAGGCCATCGAAATCGGCTTCGGCGTCTTTCGCAACATCGAGCACAAGGCGCCCTGGCTGCCTCTGCTGCTGACTCCCGCCGTCTGCGCCGCCTGCGTGTGGATCACGCGCCGCTATTTCCCCGGTTCGGAAGGCAGCGGCATTCCGCAGGCCATCGCCACCCTGCATGGCGACACGGCCGAGCGGGGCAGCGTACTGCTTTCCATGCGCGTGCTGGTGGGCAAGATCGTGCTGTCGGTGGTGGCCATCGCGGGCGGCATGACCATCGGCCGTGAAGGACCGACGGTGCAGATCGGTGCGGCCATCATGTACAACCTGCGCCGGCTGTATCCATCCGGATACGAGCACATGGAGCGCCGCCTGATCCTGGCCGGCGCTGCCGCCGGTCTGTCGGCAGCCTTCAACACGCCTCTTGCGGGCATCGTGTTCGCCATCGAAGAACTCTCGCGCAGCTTCGAGCAGCGGGCCAGCGGCGTGGTCATCACCACCATCATCTTTGCCGGCCTGGTGGCCTTGTCGATCAACGGCAACTACACCTATTTCGGCTCGATCAGCTTCCCCGGAGAAACCAGCGGCCGCCTGATCCTGGCCGTGGTCGTCACCGCCGTGCTCATGGGCGTGGCAGGCGGACTCTTCTGCTGGCTCATCCTCAATCCCACGCGCTGGATTCCTGCCAACATCCTGAGCTTGCGTGCCGAACGTCCGGTGGCGTTTGCGGCCCTGTGCGGCTTCATCGTCGCGGTCATCGGCGTGGCGGCCGGTGGCGCCACCTTCGGCAGCGGCTACGAGCAGGCTCATGGCTTGCTCAATGATGGTCAGGGATTGTCGGTGTTCTATCCCTTCCTCAAGTTCGCCTCCATGATCGGCTCCTACCTGCCGGGCCTGCCGGGCGGCATCTTCGCGCCCTCGCTGTCCATTGGCGCCGGCTTCGGCAACCTGCTGCACCTGCTCTTCGGCGGTACCTCGCTGCCCATGCTGGTGGCGCTGGCGATGGTGGGCTACCTGGCCGCAGTCACGCAGTCACCCATCACCGCCTTCGTGATCGTGATGGAAATGGTCGATGGCCATGCGCTGGTGATTTCGCTGATGGCCACGGCCGTGATCGCCTCGGCCGTCTCGAAGGTGTTCGCACCGCCCTTGTACGAAACCCTGGCTGAGCGCTACCTCAAGCACTGA
- a CDS encoding TonB-dependent receptor, translating into MQLTPCACALALAFIPCGPALAQTTTAPDSSALPTVTVHGDKAAPASPLNADSAVLLNDQPGYASAAAGGVSALPVLNGFAADRLKIRLDGMEVTAACGNQMNAPMSYMPPAQVGMTRVIAGLTPVSVGGDSIGGSIDLSSPAPRFATQPGALLTEGGFSVSARSVNSEVSASVQATVASDSLSVHYVGSQSRAESYVNGAGQKVQGSQFESNNHAITVAARGDAQQVVFKAGQQFIPYQGFPNQYMDMTGNRSTFANLGYERRFDWGQLLGRVYWQRTEHEMGFFSAERTGTMPMQTRGRDLGYTLRADIDLAPEGSSVVRVGNEYHSFHLDDEWPAVPGSMMMGPRTYVNINDGKRDRFALFAEWERRWNERWSTIVGVRDELVKTDAGDVQSYGTNMMNMADLVAANAFNARGHAQTDNNVDLTALARFTPDAGQSWEFGYARKTRSPNLYERYTWGRGTMAMTMTNWFGDGNGYVGNIDLKPEVAHTLSATADWHGQEKEGNEPNWFFKLTPYFSYVENYIDADVIGSFHPYGVSTASGALLQFANHDARLYGINASWKWPLWRAAALGDIAFTGKAGVTRGKRVDGGNLYHMMPFNVLAALEQKQGAWSNRAEVSYVARKTLVDSNRLEPVTASYTVFNLRSSYRFNAAISVSAGISNLFNRNYADALGGVYLSGLAQTRSGSLQALPGYGRSLDVGVNVSF; encoded by the coding sequence ATGCAACTCACACCTTGCGCCTGCGCCCTCGCGCTGGCCTTCATTCCTTGCGGCCCTGCATTGGCCCAGACCACGACCGCGCCAGACAGCTCCGCATTGCCGACGGTCACCGTGCACGGCGATAAAGCCGCTCCCGCCAGCCCGCTCAACGCCGACAGCGCGGTGCTGCTCAATGACCAGCCCGGTTATGCCAGCGCCGCTGCCGGTGGGGTCTCGGCACTGCCGGTCTTGAATGGTTTTGCCGCTGACCGCCTCAAGATCCGTCTGGATGGCATGGAGGTCACCGCCGCCTGTGGCAACCAGATGAATGCACCCATGTCCTACATGCCGCCTGCCCAGGTCGGCATGACCCGCGTGATCGCCGGTCTCACGCCGGTCAGCGTGGGAGGCGACAGCATCGGCGGCAGCATCGACCTGAGTTCGCCCGCTCCGCGCTTTGCCACGCAGCCGGGCGCCTTGCTGACCGAGGGTGGTTTTTCGGTGTCGGCGCGCAGCGTCAATTCGGAAGTGTCAGCCTCGGTCCAGGCCACGGTGGCCAGCGACAGCCTGTCGGTGCACTACGTGGGGAGCCAGTCGCGCGCCGAGAGCTACGTCAACGGCGCAGGGCAGAAGGTGCAGGGCAGCCAGTTCGAGAGCAACAATCACGCGATCACGGTGGCGGCGCGCGGTGACGCACAGCAAGTGGTGTTCAAGGCCGGCCAGCAGTTCATCCCCTACCAGGGCTTTCCAAACCAGTACATGGACATGACCGGCAACCGCTCCACCTTCGCCAACCTGGGCTACGAGCGTCGCTTCGACTGGGGTCAGCTGCTGGGCCGCGTGTACTGGCAGCGCACCGAGCATGAGATGGGATTCTTCAGCGCCGAACGCACCGGCACCATGCCCATGCAGACGCGCGGGCGCGACCTCGGCTACACGCTGCGCGCCGATATCGATCTGGCTCCGGAGGGTAGTAGCGTGGTGCGCGTGGGCAACGAATACCACAGCTTCCATCTCGATGACGAGTGGCCCGCCGTGCCGGGCTCGATGATGATGGGCCCGCGCACCTATGTGAACATCAATGACGGAAAACGCGATCGCTTCGCCCTCTTCGCCGAATGGGAACGCCGATGGAATGAACGTTGGAGCACGATCGTGGGTGTGCGCGACGAACTGGTCAAGACCGATGCCGGCGACGTGCAATCCTATGGCACCAACATGATGAACATGGCCGACCTGGTGGCCGCCAATGCCTTCAATGCACGCGGCCATGCGCAGACCGACAACAACGTCGACCTCACCGCGCTGGCCCGCTTCACGCCCGATGCCGGCCAGAGCTGGGAATTCGGCTACGCCCGCAAGACCCGTTCGCCCAATCTCTACGAGCGCTACACCTGGGGCCGGGGCACCATGGCCATGACCATGACCAACTGGTTCGGCGATGGCAACGGCTACGTCGGCAACATCGACCTCAAGCCCGAAGTGGCGCACACGCTCTCGGCCACGGCCGACTGGCATGGCCAGGAGAAGGAAGGAAACGAGCCGAACTGGTTCTTCAAACTGACCCCCTACTTCAGCTACGTCGAGAACTACATCGATGCCGACGTCATCGGCAGTTTCCATCCCTATGGCGTCAGCACGGCCTCGGGTGCGCTGCTGCAGTTCGCCAATCACGATGCCCGTTTGTATGGCATCAACGCCTCATGGAAATGGCCGCTGTGGCGCGCTGCCGCCCTCGGGGATATCGCCTTCACCGGCAAGGCCGGCGTGACGCGCGGCAAGCGCGTCGATGGCGGCAACCTGTATCACATGATGCCCTTCAATGTGCTGGCGGCGCTGGAGCAGAAGCAGGGCGCCTGGAGCAACCGCGCCGAAGTCAGTTACGTCGCCCGCAAGACCCTGGTGGACAGCAACCGCCTGGAGCCCGTCACTGCCAGCTATACCGTCTTCAACCTGCGCAGCAGCTATCGTTTCAATGCAGCCATCAGCGTGAGTGCAGGTATCAGCAACCTGTTCAATCGCAACTATGCCGATGCGTTGGGCGGCGTCTATCTGTCCGGATTGGCCCAGACCAGGAGCGGCAGCCTGCAAGCCTTGCCAGGCTATGGACGTTCGCTGGATGTGGGGGTGAACGTGAGCTTCTGA
- a CDS encoding SprT family zinc-dependent metalloprotease, producing MILLRKPKTNPDQLSLQLDLFGTPAAAPASPPVDPGPALPSPTVQPPLIVTPHPVVHAAPLPPPLIPEPAAAPAPPSPLLAPPTTARPADGKRRIQLGEHTIDFALLRSKRRTIGFLVSDEGLRVTAPKWVTLAEIDNAIREKQRWILTKLNERRERSARRLQPQMQWRDGATLPYLGSDITLRIRTGQRQAVFLDEETRELNISLPADAGEQQLKDRVQGWLQARAEELFGKRLMIYAEKLGVRYRSYALSSATTQWGSCTSDARIRLNWRLMHFALPLIDYVIAHELAHLREMNHSPRFWATVQSIFPEFETAKKALRDSAPETLPIF from the coding sequence TTGATACTGCTCCGCAAACCCAAGACCAATCCCGACCAGCTCTCGCTGCAACTGGATTTGTTTGGCACGCCTGCCGCGGCACCGGCATCGCCGCCGGTGGACCCCGGCCCGGCGCTGCCTTCGCCGACGGTGCAGCCGCCGTTGATCGTGACCCCACATCCGGTGGTACATGCAGCGCCGCTGCCACCACCGCTGATTCCCGAGCCTGCCGCCGCCCCCGCTCCCCCCAGCCCCTTGCTGGCACCGCCGACCACGGCCCGTCCGGCCGACGGCAAGCGCCGCATCCAGCTCGGCGAGCACACCATCGACTTTGCCCTGTTGCGTTCCAAGCGCCGCACCATCGGATTTCTGGTCAGTGACGAAGGCTTGCGCGTGACCGCGCCCAAGTGGGTCACGCTGGCCGAGATCGACAACGCCATCCGTGAAAAGCAGCGCTGGATCCTGACCAAGCTCAACGAGCGCCGCGAACGTTCGGCGCGGCGCCTGCAACCGCAGATGCAATGGCGCGATGGCGCCACCCTGCCCTACCTGGGCAGCGACATCACGCTGCGCATCCGCACCGGACAGCGCCAGGCGGTGTTCCTCGACGAAGAAACACGTGAACTCAACATCAGCCTGCCCGCCGACGCCGGCGAGCAGCAACTGAAGGATCGCGTCCAAGGCTGGCTGCAGGCACGTGCGGAAGAGCTGTTCGGCAAGCGCCTGATGATCTACGCCGAGAAGCTGGGCGTGCGCTACCGCTCCTATGCCTTGTCCTCGGCCACCACGCAGTGGGGTTCCTGCACCTCGGATGCGCGCATCCGGCTGAACTGGCGGCTGATGCATTTCGCCCTGCCGCTGATCGACTACGTGATCGCCCACGAACTGGCCCACCTGCGCGAGATGAACCACAGCCCGCGCTTCTGGGCCACGGTGCAATCGATCTTCCCCGAATTCGAGACCGCCAAGAAAGCCCTGCGCGACAGCGCCCCGGAAACCCTGCCGATCTTCTGA
- a CDS encoding 1-acyl-sn-glycerol-3-phosphate acyltransferase gives MGETILRLVLILRSVVFMVLMSVATIIWSFACLLSAPFPYAQRYWWTSRWNVFVIWSARVICGIRHEVRGMENLPDAPVILLSKHQSAWETIFYVISMPRPLVYVFKKELTYIPFFGWGIGLLRMIPIDRKKGRDAFAQVLEHGTRRLRDGQWIVMFPEGTRTAVGSQGKYKAGGSRLAVETNTLVVPIAMNSGQCWPKGSFIKKPGVITVSIGKPIAPEGMTPQELNERVENWIESEMRVISPDVYNNSAPRPAAQASR, from the coding sequence ATGGGAGAAACGATTTTGCGCCTTGTCCTGATCCTGCGTTCGGTGGTCTTCATGGTCCTCATGTCCGTGGCCACCATCATCTGGTCCTTCGCCTGCCTGCTGTCGGCGCCCTTCCCTTACGCACAACGCTACTGGTGGACGTCGCGCTGGAACGTCTTCGTGATCTGGAGCGCGCGCGTGATCTGCGGCATCCGCCATGAGGTGCGCGGCATGGAAAACCTGCCGGATGCCCCGGTGATCCTGCTCTCCAAGCACCAGTCGGCCTGGGAAACCATCTTCTACGTCATCAGCATGCCGCGTCCGCTGGTCTACGTGTTCAAGAAGGAGCTGACCTACATCCCCTTCTTCGGCTGGGGCATCGGCCTGTTGCGCATGATCCCGATCGACCGCAAGAAAGGCCGTGACGCCTTCGCCCAGGTACTGGAACATGGCACCCGCCGCCTGCGCGACGGACAGTGGATCGTGATGTTCCCGGAAGGTACGCGCACTGCAGTCGGTTCGCAGGGCAAATACAAGGCCGGCGGTTCGCGCCTGGCGGTGGAGACCAACACGCTGGTGGTGCCGATTGCGATGAACTCGGGCCAGTGCTGGCCCAAGGGCAGTTTCATCAAGAAGCCGGGCGTGATCACGGTCTCGATTGGCAAGCCGATTGCGCCGGAAGGCATGACTCCCCAGGAGTTGAACGAGCGCGTCGAAAATTGGATAGAATCCGAGATGCGCGTGATTTCGCCGGACGTCTACAACAACAGCGCGCCCCGGCCGGCCGCCCAGGCATCCCGCTAA
- the gmhB gene encoding D-glycero-beta-D-manno-heptose 1,7-bisphosphate 7-phosphatase produces MKLIILDRDGVINHDSDAFIKSPDEWIPIKGSLEAIARLNQAGYRVVVATNQSGVARGLFDIKTLNAIHQKMHNAAQQAGADIDAVFFCPHSADDNCDCRKPKPGMFHEIAKRFNISLRGGVATVGDSLRDLQAGYVAGCAPYLVLTGKGEKTQAKGGLPPGTLVFPDLSAVVDFILKSPVGVSV; encoded by the coding sequence ATGAAACTGATCATTCTCGACCGCGATGGCGTCATCAACCATGATTCCGATGCCTTCATCAAATCGCCCGACGAGTGGATCCCCATCAAGGGTTCGCTAGAAGCGATCGCCCGCCTGAACCAGGCCGGCTATCGCGTCGTGGTGGCCACCAACCAGTCCGGTGTGGCGCGCGGCTTGTTCGACATCAAGACCCTCAACGCCATCCACCAGAAGATGCACAACGCGGCCCAGCAAGCCGGTGCCGATATCGATGCGGTGTTCTTCTGCCCGCACTCGGCCGATGACAATTGCGATTGCCGCAAACCCAAGCCGGGCATGTTCCACGAGATCGCCAAGCGCTTCAACATCAGTCTGCGCGGCGGCGTGGCCACCGTGGGCGACTCGCTGCGCGACCTGCAGGCCGGCTACGTGGCCGGTTGCGCCCCCTATCTGGTACTGACCGGCAAGGGCGAGAAGACCCAGGCCAAGGGCGGCTTGCCACCGGGCACGCTGGTTTTCCCGGATTTATCGGCAGTGGTTGATTTCATTCTCAAGTCGCCGGTCGGGGTATCGGTATAG
- the glyS gene encoding glycine--tRNA ligase subunit beta yields MNQTLLVELVTEELPPKALAKLGDAFANGIFNGLQSRGYLDAGATATAYATPRRLAVSITQVRAASPDKSIREKVLPVSVALDAEGRPAAPLVKKLAALAAATGATVITPDQLERAQDGKAESFFYTYTAKGSALAVGLQAALDESLSRLPIPKVMSYQRQFGRAAGETVHFVRPAHYLVALLGNDVVPINTLGLDAGRTTLGHRFLSSGALQIASPDAYVEALATQGKVIASFTERREKIRTALLAKAGADQVLMPESLLDEVTALVEWPVVYECKFEDEFLAVPQECLILTMQTNQKYFALTDANGRLRSRFLIVSNLETDRPEHIIGGNERVVRPRLSDAKFFFEQDKKKTLAERVPQLANVVYHNKLGNQLQRTERVQALAGKIAALLGGDVAQAERGALLAKADLLTDMVGEFPELQGIMGTYYARHDGESDEVALAASEHYQPRFAGDALPTTATGTAVALADKLETLVGIWGIGLQPTGDKDPFALRRHALGVLRMLVEKRLPLSLSALLDAAVALFAGNANFKDPRAEVQAFIHDRLRGLLRERGFAQNEVEAVVAQQPDVLDNVVERLQAVQAFAALPEAEALAAANKRITNILKKIEGVAIDAHGAVQESLLKEAAEQGLFAAMQTTRPQVQAAYAAGDFAGALKALAQLRQNVDAFFNDVMVNAEDEQLRKNRQALLASLHGMLNQVADISKLAA; encoded by the coding sequence ATGAACCAGACACTCCTCGTAGAACTCGTCACCGAAGAACTGCCGCCCAAGGCGCTGGCCAAGCTGGGCGATGCCTTCGCCAATGGCATCTTCAACGGCCTGCAAAGCCGCGGCTATCTCGACGCCGGCGCCACCGCCACCGCTTACGCGACCCCGCGCCGGCTGGCCGTTTCCATCACCCAGGTGCGTGCGGCTTCGCCGGACAAATCGATCCGCGAAAAGGTGCTGCCGGTGAGCGTCGCGCTGGACGCCGAAGGCCGTCCCGCCGCGCCGTTGGTCAAGAAGCTGGCCGCACTGGCCGCCGCCACCGGTGCCACCGTCATCACCCCGGACCAGCTCGAACGCGCCCAGGATGGCAAGGCCGAAAGCTTCTTCTATACCTACACCGCCAAGGGTTCGGCCCTGGCCGTGGGCCTGCAGGCGGCGCTCGACGAGAGCCTGTCCAGACTGCCCATCCCCAAGGTCATGAGCTACCAGCGCCAGTTCGGCCGCGCCGCCGGCGAGACGGTGCACTTCGTGCGTCCGGCCCACTACCTGGTGGCGCTGCTGGGCAACGACGTGGTGCCGATCAATACGCTGGGCCTGGATGCCGGCCGCACCACGCTGGGCCATCGCTTCCTCTCCTCGGGCGCGTTGCAGATCGCCTCGCCCGATGCCTACGTCGAGGCCCTGGCCACGCAAGGCAAGGTCATCGCCAGCTTCACCGAACGCCGTGAAAAAATTCGCACCGCGCTGCTGGCCAAGGCCGGTGCCGACCAGGTGCTGATGCCGGAATCGCTGCTCGATGAAGTCACCGCGCTGGTCGAATGGCCGGTGGTCTACGAATGCAAGTTCGAGGATGAATTCCTGGCCGTGCCGCAGGAATGCCTGATCCTGACCATGCAGACCAACCAGAAATATTTTGCGCTGACCGACGCCAATGGCCGTCTGCGTTCGCGCTTCCTGATCGTCTCCAACCTGGAGACCGATCGCCCCGAACACATCATCGGTGGCAACGAGCGCGTGGTGCGTCCGCGCCTGTCGGATGCCAAGTTCTTCTTCGAGCAGGACAAGAAGAAGACCCTGGCCGAGCGCGTGCCGCAACTGGCCAACGTGGTCTATCACAACAAACTGGGCAACCAGTTGCAACGCACCGAGCGCGTGCAGGCACTGGCCGGCAAGATCGCCGCACTCCTGGGCGGCGACGTCGCCCAGGCCGAGCGCGGCGCGCTGCTGGCCAAGGCCGACCTGCTCACCGACATGGTGGGTGAATTCCCCGAGCTGCAAGGCATCATGGGCACGTACTACGCGCGCCATGACGGTGAATCCGACGAGGTAGCGCTGGCCGCCTCCGAACACTACCAGCCGCGCTTCGCCGGCGACGCCCTGCCGACCACCGCCACCGGCACCGCCGTGGCCCTGGCCGACAAGCTGGAAACCCTGGTCGGCATCTGGGGCATCGGCCTGCAGCCGACCGGCGACAAGGACCCGTTCGCCCTGCGCCGCCATGCCCTGGGCGTGCTGCGCATGCTGGTCGAAAAGCGCCTGCCGCTGTCGCTGTCGGCCTTGCTGGACGCGGCTGTGGCGCTCTTCGCCGGCAACGCCAACTTCAAGGATCCGCGCGCCGAGGTACAGGCCTTCATCCATGACCGCCTGCGTGGCCTGCTGCGCGAGCGCGGCTTTGCACAGAACGAAGTGGAAGCCGTGGTGGCCCAGCAGCCCGACGTGCTCGACAACGTGGTGGAACGCCTGCAAGCCGTGCAAGCCTTTGCCGCCTTGCCGGAAGCCGAGGCCCTGGCCGCCGCCAACAAGCGCATCACCAACATCCTGAAGAAGATCGAAGGCGTGGCCATCGACGCGCACGGTGCCGTGCAGGAAAGTCTGCTCAAGGAAGCCGCCGAGCAGGGCCTGTTTGCCGCCATGCAGACCACGCGTCCGCAGGTGCAGGCAGCCTATGCTGCGGGCGACTTCGCCGGCGCGCTCAAGGCCCTGGCGCAGCTGCGCCAGAACGTCGACGCCTTCTTCAACGACGTGATGGTCAATGCCGAGGATGAGCAACTGCGCAAGAATCGCCAGGCACTGCTGGCATCGCTGCACGGCATGCTCAACCAGGTGGCCGACATTTCCAAGCTGGCGGCGTAA